The following are encoded in a window of Legionella geestiana genomic DNA:
- a CDS encoding EscU/YscU/HrcU family type III secretion system export apparatus switch protein has translation MDEENDEKQHQPTAKRLEELRKKGNFLRSKDLLSGLNLMTALVLLSAMAPLARAILEQSFQRSFTAISDSDAFFAAPNALLAPLALQSLGLLVPFGLVLAIMAIAATCLFGKWGFSTELIRFKGERLNPFKNLKRIFSLQNAMELVKSTLKFVLILAALCAYVAVAWDDLHALVDVRDMHSVGHAFSLITWFFMMVAVAAVIIMSVDVLYAWFSYQKKTRMSFQEIRDEQKETDGNPEIKKRIRATQNAMSRQRIQQAVPLATVVITNPTHYAVALRYREHKDNAPEILAMGADHLAAQIRQLAISHGIPLYEAPPLARALYYSGKPGDTIHPELYLPVALVLSYLYQLKNYQAGQGPLPEYVHDLKVPEAFSTKGPRSPGS, from the coding sequence ATGGATGAAGAAAACGACGAAAAACAACACCAGCCCACCGCGAAGCGCCTTGAGGAGCTTCGCAAAAAGGGAAACTTCCTGCGTTCTAAAGATTTACTAAGCGGACTGAATCTCATGACCGCACTCGTACTTTTGAGTGCCATGGCCCCCCTGGCTCGCGCCATCCTTGAACAGAGTTTTCAGCGCTCCTTCACCGCAATTTCTGACTCAGACGCGTTTTTTGCAGCCCCCAATGCACTGCTCGCCCCCCTCGCGCTGCAATCGCTTGGCTTACTGGTCCCCTTTGGGCTGGTGCTTGCCATCATGGCGATAGCTGCTACCTGCCTCTTTGGGAAATGGGGCTTTTCAACCGAGCTTATTCGCTTCAAGGGGGAGCGGCTGAATCCGTTTAAAAATCTGAAACGCATTTTCTCGCTGCAAAACGCGATGGAGCTCGTGAAATCCACCCTCAAATTCGTTTTGATTCTGGCAGCGCTTTGCGCTTACGTGGCAGTTGCCTGGGATGACTTGCACGCGCTTGTGGATGTACGCGACATGCATTCGGTGGGGCATGCTTTTTCGCTCATCACCTGGTTTTTCATGATGGTGGCAGTTGCGGCGGTCATTATCATGTCGGTAGATGTTCTCTACGCGTGGTTCAGTTATCAGAAAAAAACGCGCATGAGCTTTCAGGAAATCCGTGATGAACAGAAAGAAACCGACGGTAACCCCGAAATCAAAAAGCGCATCCGCGCCACACAAAACGCCATGTCGCGTCAGCGAATCCAGCAGGCTGTTCCTCTGGCGACTGTTGTTATCACGAACCCCACGCACTACGCGGTTGCGCTTCGCTATCGCGAACACAAAGATAATGCGCCTGAAATTCTTGCCATGGGTGCCGACCACCTCGCGGCCCAAATCCGCCAGCTGGCGATTAGCCACGGGATCCCGCTTTACGAAGCCCCGCCACTTGCGCGTGCACTCTACTATTCCGGTAAGCCCGGCGACACCATCCATCCAGAATTGTACCTGCCGGTTGCGCTGGTACTCTCCTACCTCTATCAGCTCAAAAACTACCAGGCCGGGCAGGGGCCGCTGCCAGAATATGTGCATGACTTAAAGGTGCCGGAGGCATTTTCAACCAAAGGCCCACGCTCCCCTGGCAGCTGA
- a CDS encoding 6,7-dimethyl-8-ribityllumazine synthase, translating into MTLKDPSILVVCSNYYPNLAEKQLARCVSALDELPYAYEVEMVQAGTYEIPAVIRHFHHNRPFDAYLSLGLLLKGSTDHYQFILEHVKACFIQFTLEGIILGDGNVYAPTEELLLTRVADGERVMEAVRAVDYLLGMKKR; encoded by the coding sequence ATGACGCTTAAAGACCCTTCCATACTGGTCGTCTGTTCCAACTATTACCCAAATCTTGCTGAAAAGCAGCTTGCGCGCTGTGTATCTGCGCTCGATGAGTTGCCGTATGCCTATGAGGTGGAAATGGTGCAGGCCGGTACGTATGAAATTCCTGCCGTCATTCGCCACTTTCACCATAACCGCCCCTTTGACGCCTACCTCTCCCTTGGGCTTCTGCTTAAAGGAAGCACCGATCATTATCAGTTCATTCTGGAACATGTAAAAGCCTGCTTTATCCAGTTCACCCTTGAGGGCATCATCCTTGGAGATGGCAATGTCTATGCGCCAACTGAGGAGCTTCTTTTAACGCGGGTTGCCGATGGTGAACGGGTTATGGAAGCCGTTCGTGCAGTAGATTATCTGCTGGGCATGAAAAAGCGATAA
- a CDS encoding helix-turn-helix transcriptional regulator, whose amino-acid sequence MTRDVGKLYAGYLIDHIPGYFSVLDLHSNFLYGNARSLQASGFQTLDNMQGHSYRDMKCKAAEQHETFCRQDSQVIHQQKPLRILGHYCYNNDSWRIIFGEKFILKDEHNQPTAIAQHFYDVTETNVFNLMMLYECESFPSKQSADFYHQKSYVIEDEYPELHLSERETECFFYLLRGHSAKSIANMLSLSVRTIEYYFENIKNKFNCYSKSELVEKAFSLGYLHIIPQKLLLRKTGLT is encoded by the coding sequence ATGACCCGAGATGTTGGTAAATTATACGCCGGCTATTTGATCGATCACATTCCGGGTTATTTTTCAGTATTGGATTTACATTCCAATTTTTTATACGGTAATGCCCGCTCTCTACAAGCGTCCGGTTTTCAAACCCTCGATAACATGCAGGGCCATTCTTATCGCGACATGAAATGCAAAGCAGCCGAACAGCATGAGACGTTTTGTCGACAGGACAGCCAGGTTATTCATCAACAAAAGCCATTACGCATTCTGGGTCACTATTGTTACAACAATGACAGCTGGCGCATTATATTTGGTGAAAAATTCATATTAAAAGATGAACATAATCAGCCAACGGCTATTGCCCAGCATTTTTATGATGTCACTGAGACAAATGTTTTTAACTTAATGATGCTGTATGAATGCGAGTCCTTCCCCTCCAAACAATCAGCGGATTTTTATCACCAAAAAAGTTATGTCATTGAAGATGAATATCCTGAGTTACATCTTTCTGAACGAGAAACAGAGTGCTTTTTTTATCTTTTAAGGGGGCATTCAGCAAAATCCATTGCCAATATGTTGAGTCTCTCGGTTAGAACCATTGAATACTACTTTGAAAACATAAAAAATAAATTCAATTGTTACAGTAAATCAGAACTGGTTGAGAAAGCATTTTCATTAGGATATCTCCACATCATCCCTCAAAAGCTGCTGCTACGCAAAACTGGGCTTACGTGA
- the flhA gene encoding flagellar biosynthesis protein FlhA, giving the protein MSGKTNALSTLRRASPGSALLIISMLAMVIIPLPPFLLDILFTFNITLSLIILMVAIYVVRPLEFSLFPTILLITTLLRLTLNIASTRVVLIHGHEGAGAAGEVIRAFGEVVIGGNFVVGMIVFSILMIINFIVVTKGAGRISEVSARFTLDAMPGKQMAVDADLNTGAINQDEARVRREEIIQESDFYGSMDGASKFVRGDAIAGLLILFINLVGGIIIGVFQDGMTLQNAMTTFSILTIGDGLAAQLPSLLLSISAAIIVTRVSNEQDINQQTMTQLFGNPRPLLVTGAILVCVAIVPGMPHLPLLSFAVIALITGARMRPKAAVPGALKNSTSDTATPADNRTLDADIDWNDVASVDKITLELGYGLVGLAGARKDGPLIARVRGIRKKLSQELGFLIPPVHVKDNLSLAANTCRVFLKGVLLTEATIHPDRLLAISPGHTQSPLPGIPCKDPTFGLDGYWITEDNKAHAQGLGYTIVDASTVIATNLNQIIRTQAGLLLGYEDVQQLITRLGATDPKLTEALTSAATGIPLNIIFSTLQKLLHSGIFITDFRTIAEKMVDSWSKSKDQDTLLEAVRIALKHLIVYNISGGGKELPVAVLDTELTSLLQKSIQVSQQLNEKIVVLEPSLTEKIYNCFLEYVRHCESSALPVILLLTSELRGVLEKLFKPGIPTMHFLSFNEVPEDKQIRIMERIGQSA; this is encoded by the coding sequence ATGAGCGGCAAAACGAATGCCTTAAGTACGCTTCGGCGGGCAAGCCCTGGCTCGGCGCTGTTAATTATCTCCATGCTCGCCATGGTGATTATCCCCCTGCCCCCCTTTTTGCTGGATATCCTTTTTACCTTTAACATTACGTTGTCACTCATTATTCTGATGGTCGCCATTTACGTGGTGCGCCCTCTGGAGTTCAGTCTTTTTCCGACCATTCTCCTCATTACCACCCTGTTGCGCCTGACATTGAACATAGCTTCCACGCGCGTGGTACTGATTCACGGGCACGAGGGCGCCGGGGCGGCGGGTGAAGTCATCCGGGCGTTTGGGGAAGTGGTCATTGGCGGGAATTTTGTGGTGGGGATGATTGTGTTCAGCATCCTCATGATTATCAATTTTATCGTTGTGACCAAAGGAGCCGGGCGCATTTCCGAGGTGAGCGCACGCTTTACCCTTGACGCCATGCCCGGAAAACAGATGGCGGTCGATGCCGACCTTAACACCGGCGCCATCAATCAGGATGAGGCGCGCGTTCGGCGAGAGGAAATTATTCAGGAGTCCGATTTTTACGGCTCGATGGACGGTGCGAGCAAGTTTGTGCGCGGCGACGCCATCGCCGGGCTCTTGATTCTTTTTATCAACCTCGTTGGCGGCATTATCATCGGTGTGTTTCAAGACGGCATGACGCTGCAAAACGCGATGACGACCTTTTCCATCCTCACCATCGGTGACGGGCTCGCGGCACAGCTTCCCTCGCTGCTGCTTTCCATCTCCGCCGCCATTATCGTCACACGGGTGTCCAACGAACAGGACATCAACCAGCAGACGATGACACAGCTTTTTGGCAACCCAAGACCACTGCTGGTCACCGGCGCCATCCTCGTCTGTGTAGCGATTGTTCCTGGCATGCCGCATCTGCCGCTTTTAAGCTTTGCGGTGATTGCGCTCATAACCGGCGCACGCATGCGCCCTAAAGCCGCTGTCCCCGGTGCACTTAAAAACAGCACCAGTGATACAGCTACACCTGCAGATAATCGTACGCTTGATGCGGATATCGACTGGAATGACGTGGCATCGGTGGATAAAATCACGCTTGAGCTGGGTTATGGCCTCGTTGGGCTTGCCGGCGCACGCAAGGATGGACCGCTTATCGCGCGTGTTCGTGGCATTCGTAAAAAACTCTCCCAGGAGCTTGGTTTTCTCATACCCCCGGTTCATGTTAAGGACAACCTGAGCCTTGCCGCCAACACCTGCAGGGTTTTTCTTAAAGGCGTATTGCTCACGGAAGCGACCATTCATCCAGACAGGCTGCTGGCGATAAGCCCAGGACACACTCAATCCCCGCTGCCCGGCATTCCCTGCAAGGACCCGACCTTTGGCCTCGATGGCTACTGGATAACCGAAGACAACAAAGCGCATGCCCAGGGGCTTGGCTATACCATCGTGGATGCCAGCACGGTGATTGCGACTAACCTCAACCAGATTATCCGCACCCAGGCAGGCCTTCTGCTCGGCTATGAGGATGTTCAGCAGCTTATCACGCGCCTTGGCGCCACCGACCCTAAACTGACCGAGGCGCTGACCTCCGCCGCCACCGGCATTCCGCTTAATATCATTTTCTCCACCCTGCAAAAGCTGCTGCACTCCGGGATTTTTATCACCGATTTTCGCACGATTGCGGAAAAAATGGTCGATTCGTGGTCAAAGTCGAAAGATCAAGACACGCTGCTTGAAGCCGTGCGCATTGCCTTGAAACACCTGATTGTCTATAACATCAGCGGTGGCGGGAAGGAGCTGCCGGTCGCCGTTCTTGACACAGAGCTCACAAGTCTTTTGCAAAAATCCATTCAGGTCAGCCAGCAGCTTAATGAAAAAATTGTGGTGCTGGAGCCTTCTCTCACGGAAAAAATCTACAATTGCTTTCTCGAATATGTGCGCCATTGCGAGAGCAGTGCCTTACCCGTTATCCTGTTACTGACAAGCGAGTTGCGTGGTGTTCTTGAAAAATTGTTCAAGCCGGGAATTCCCACCATGCATTTTTTATCGTTTAATGAAGTTCCTGAGGATAAGCAGATTCGTATCATGGAACGTATCGGGCAGAGTGCCTGA
- a CDS encoding flagellar biosynthetic protein FliR, with the protein MQTAALISLVDREAPLLALIFTRIATTLSVLGFLRRDWVPPRILMMYALSLTAFVYTCTHPALTPTHALSLHVALFWQVLAGLCTGLLVNLFLEIFTGFGQLVSMQAGLGFVNFYVPGIGTITPLSRFFLLTAIALFFQLNGHLVFINMLIHSLEGNLSITPPDSALAYALALWFKHLFSGALLLSLAALVALMVSNLTIAIMTRFSPQLNIFSIGINISLIVCFLILYLGFDFLLEGGRILLMDVLEQIGLTFRGFGRHG; encoded by the coding sequence ATGCAAACTGCCGCACTCATCAGTCTTGTAGACCGGGAAGCCCCCCTTCTCGCGCTGATTTTCACACGCATCGCAACTACACTCTCCGTGCTAGGATTTCTTCGCCGCGACTGGGTGCCGCCACGTATTCTGATGATGTATGCCCTGTCGCTCACGGCGTTTGTATACACCTGCACACATCCGGCACTCACGCCCACGCATGCGCTCTCCCTGCATGTGGCACTTTTCTGGCAGGTACTGGCAGGATTGTGCACCGGACTGCTCGTGAACCTGTTTCTGGAAATTTTTACAGGGTTTGGGCAGCTGGTATCCATGCAGGCGGGGCTTGGATTCGTCAACTTTTACGTCCCCGGCATCGGCACCATCACGCCACTTTCTCGTTTTTTTCTGCTGACTGCCATCGCCCTTTTTTTTCAGTTAAACGGGCATCTCGTTTTTATCAACATGCTGATACACTCGCTTGAGGGCAATCTGAGCATCACCCCTCCTGACAGCGCGCTTGCGTATGCGCTCGCACTCTGGTTCAAACACCTTTTTTCCGGCGCGCTCCTGCTCTCACTCGCAGCACTTGTGGCGCTGATGGTTTCAAACTTGACCATCGCCATCATGACCCGCTTTTCTCCACAGTTGAATATTTTTTCCATCGGCATCAACATCTCACTGATTGTGTGTTTTCTGATTCTTTATCTCGGCTTTGATTTTTTGCTGGAGGGGGGGCGTATTCTATTGATGGATGTGCTCGAGCAGATTGGTCTGACATTCAGGGGATTTGGCCGCCATGGATGA
- a CDS encoding IS30 family transposase encodes MGKKYNHLSTEERCRISILQREGYSLRKIASVMGRSTSTLSREIRRNTTKSKGYDVSYADVQARARRWRGSRLERQPALCQSVLDLLAMGWSPQAVAKRLAQERGCPIISYESIYRFIYGQIKRTKEYGWRHFLPTKRYTRRHKAKRKHSSTSFIKDRVSIHKRPKRVLKRNQIGHWEVDLMQFSKQGGAILVAHERYSRALLLSKIQTKEALPIAKQLGRLFSSLPEGAVKTVTFDNGTEFAEHHQLAAYGIQTYFCDAYSPWQKGGVENAIGRLRRFLPRKTDFQSLSEEELMQHEARFNLTPRKCLGYKTPAEVFSNKVLHFKCERSSPPARE; translated from the coding sequence ATGGGAAAAAAATACAATCACCTCTCTACGGAGGAGAGATGCCGAATATCCATTTTACAAAGAGAAGGATATTCACTCCGCAAAATCGCGTCAGTTATGGGTCGCTCGACATCTACCCTATCTCGTGAAATAAGACGTAATACGACGAAGAGCAAAGGCTATGACGTAAGTTATGCGGATGTTCAGGCACGTGCACGCAGGTGGCGTGGAAGCAGGTTGGAGCGCCAGCCTGCATTGTGCCAATCTGTGTTAGACCTTCTTGCTATGGGATGGTCTCCACAGGCAGTCGCAAAGAGGCTGGCGCAGGAGCGAGGTTGCCCTATTATTTCGTATGAGTCAATTTATCGTTTTATTTATGGCCAGATAAAACGCACTAAAGAGTATGGCTGGCGCCATTTCCTGCCTACCAAACGCTATACCCGGCGACACAAGGCAAAGAGAAAACACTCATCCACCTCGTTTATCAAGGACAGAGTCTCCATACACAAACGTCCCAAAAGGGTACTGAAACGGAACCAGATTGGGCATTGGGAAGTTGATTTGATGCAGTTTTCCAAACAGGGTGGCGCGATTCTCGTTGCCCACGAACGCTACTCACGCGCTCTGCTTTTATCCAAAATCCAAACGAAGGAAGCGCTTCCCATTGCAAAACAGCTTGGCAGGCTCTTCTCCAGCCTGCCTGAGGGCGCGGTTAAAACCGTGACCTTCGATAATGGAACCGAATTTGCCGAGCACCACCAGCTGGCTGCATACGGTATTCAGACCTATTTCTGTGATGCGTATTCACCGTGGCAAAAGGGCGGAGTTGAAAATGCCATCGGAAGGCTCAGAAGATTCCTGCCCCGAAAAACGGACTTCCAATCCTTAAGTGAAGAAGAACTCATGCAACATGAAGCACGTTTCAATTTGACACCAAGAAAGTGTCTGGGATATAAAACTCCCGCTGAAGTCTTTTCTAACAAAGTGTTGCACTTCAAATGTGAACGCAGCTCCCCACCTGCGCGGGAATGA
- a CDS encoding IS3 family transposase, protein MREQCMLLGLSVSSYYYKASSISAEDERLMTLLDEHYLQYPCEGKIKRAQWLSKEVGYTVGRRRIKRLMEVMGLETVYPKPNTSVPNKEHTVYPYLLRDIDITKPDQVWAADITYVRMKGGHVYLLAIMDWYSRYVVQWAVSPTLEAEFCVEALRNALLKGRCEIFNTDQGSQFTSSDWINTLKTHRISISMDGRGRYLDNIFIERLWRSVKQEKLYRYSFESIEEVELALCEYFDYYNHRRPHQSFRYFTPADMYFQHRKKT, encoded by the coding sequence ATCCGAGAGCAGTGCATGCTACTCGGATTGAGCGTTTCCAGTTACTATTACAAGGCGTCTTCCATATCAGCAGAAGATGAGCGATTAATGACGCTGCTTGACGAGCATTATCTCCAATATCCCTGTGAAGGCAAAATTAAGCGCGCACAATGGCTATCAAAAGAGGTTGGTTATACTGTTGGTAGACGTCGTATCAAGAGACTCATGGAGGTCATGGGGTTAGAAACCGTCTACCCAAAGCCAAATACAAGCGTACCCAATAAAGAGCACACCGTGTACCCCTATTTATTGCGAGATATCGATATCACAAAACCCGATCAAGTATGGGCGGCGGATATCACATACGTCAGGATGAAAGGCGGTCACGTCTATTTGCTCGCCATTATGGATTGGTATAGCCGCTATGTGGTTCAATGGGCCGTTTCACCAACGCTTGAGGCTGAATTCTGTGTAGAAGCACTTAGAAATGCTTTGCTGAAAGGACGATGTGAAATCTTCAACACTGATCAAGGGTCACAATTCACCTCAAGTGACTGGATAAACACGCTAAAAACCCACAGGATCTCCATCAGTATGGATGGGCGAGGTCGCTACCTTGATAATATTTTTATAGAGCGTTTATGGCGTAGTGTTAAACAAGAAAAACTCTATCGATATTCTTTTGAGTCAATTGAAGAAGTTGAGCTGGCATTATGTGAATACTTTGATTATTATAACCACCGAAGACCGCACCAGTCCTTCAGATATTTCACACCAGCGGACATGTATTTTCAACACCGTAAAAAAACATGA
- a CDS encoding flagellar biosynthetic protein FliQ gives MTELTILGAMQHMLLVTLFGVCVLTVPALIVGVIVSILQAATQINEMTMTFIPKLIVMFLLLFTLTPWLMHHLVNLTQGLFYNLPHYIR, from the coding sequence ATGACTGAACTGACTATCCTTGGCGCCATGCAGCACATGCTGCTCGTCACCCTTTTTGGAGTATGCGTCCTGACCGTGCCCGCCTTGATTGTGGGCGTTATCGTATCCATTCTTCAGGCGGCCACACAAATTAACGAAATGACGATGACCTTCATCCCGAAACTGATAGTCATGTTTCTGCTGCTCTTTACGCTCACGCCGTGGCTGATGCACCATCTGGTGAACCTGACCCAGGGACTGTTTTATAATCTGCCGCACTATATTCGGTAA
- a CDS encoding FliI/YscN family ATPase: protein MMPDTLQHLKTRLRHLDTAMDATDNLPVQGTIVRLTGFLLEARGLQAPTGSLCTLHIKSTGRTLLAEVIGFSSDLTWLMPFEEPQGIVPGTAVSATGRTLTIPVGNALLGRVLDGFGNPIDNKGPIHTDERYETWSPSINPIQRARINTPLDVGVRAVNALLTVGEGQRMGIFAGSGVGKSVLLGMFTRFTEADVVVAGLVGERGREVKEFIEENIGVQNLHKTVIVAAPVDTFPLERTSAAAVATTIAEYFRDQGKKVLLIVDSLTRYAQALRQIYLTLGELPASRGYSPSVFSRISQLVERTGNGFGDGGSITAFYTVLTEGDDPFDPVSDHARSILDGHILLSRKLAEAGHYPAIDISASISRVMNAIVPDQHRECALHFKTLYNVLQENQDIIGMDMYHAGTNPTLDEAIRRQAAIKTFLQQGVNEVSNFAAHQAALMELLA, encoded by the coding sequence ATGATGCCAGATACGCTTCAGCACTTAAAAACCCGTCTGCGCCATCTCGATACCGCCATGGACGCAACCGATAACCTGCCCGTTCAGGGAACTATCGTGCGCCTCACGGGGTTTCTTCTTGAAGCGCGCGGGCTGCAGGCCCCCACCGGCTCGCTCTGCACCCTTCATATCAAAAGTACCGGACGCACCCTGCTCGCGGAAGTCATCGGCTTTTCTTCCGACTTAACCTGGCTTATGCCTTTTGAAGAGCCGCAGGGGATAGTGCCGGGAACCGCGGTCAGCGCTACCGGGCGTACGCTCACCATCCCGGTGGGCAATGCACTGCTTGGGCGGGTACTGGACGGTTTTGGCAACCCCATCGACAATAAGGGCCCCATCCATACGGATGAGCGTTACGAAACCTGGTCGCCATCCATCAACCCCATACAGCGCGCGCGCATCAATACTCCACTTGATGTCGGCGTTCGTGCCGTCAATGCCCTGCTTACCGTGGGAGAAGGACAGCGCATGGGCATTTTCGCCGGCAGCGGCGTCGGCAAGAGCGTACTGCTTGGCATGTTCACGCGCTTTACCGAAGCAGATGTGGTTGTAGCTGGACTTGTTGGCGAGCGCGGACGCGAGGTAAAAGAGTTTATCGAAGAGAATATCGGGGTACAAAATCTGCATAAAACCGTGATAGTGGCAGCCCCCGTAGACACCTTTCCACTGGAGCGCACGAGTGCCGCGGCTGTCGCCACCACCATTGCCGAGTACTTTCGCGACCAGGGGAAAAAGGTGCTCCTGATTGTGGATTCGCTGACGCGCTACGCCCAGGCGCTGCGCCAGATTTACCTGACCCTGGGCGAGCTGCCAGCCTCGAGGGGATACTCTCCTTCGGTGTTTTCACGGATTTCGCAACTGGTTGAGCGCACGGGCAATGGCTTTGGCGATGGCGGGTCGATTACGGCGTTTTATACGGTGCTCACCGAAGGCGATGACCCCTTCGACCCGGTTTCAGATCATGCCCGATCGATTCTGGACGGTCATATACTGCTTTCACGAAAACTTGCGGAAGCGGGTCATTATCCGGCCATCGACATTTCAGCCTCCATCAGCCGGGTGATGAATGCCATCGTCCCGGACCAGCATCGCGAATGCGCACTGCACTTTAAAACACTCTACAATGTACTGCAGGAAAATCAGGACATCATTGGCATGGACATGTACCACGCTGGCACGAATCCGACGCTTGATGAGGCCATTCGCCGTCAGGCCGCGATAAAAACCTTTCTGCAGCAGGGCGTGAATGAAGTATCCAACTTCGCCGCGCACCAGGCCGCCCTCATGGAGCTTCTTGCATGA
- a CDS encoding FliH/SctL family protein, producing the protein MDAVESDIGEIWHFPEIVVTAPENPPDMALPAEEDTVSPEETLSETASDTPPEEPPTEILPDIQGMLEQNLRNQALYLDTIAFEMRQILEGFDHELYRQIVGIVQKVTRKIIHREIALNPDTLKTMVIEAMSRINTDNAPCTLHVAKEDKALFDTVYAGENVSVTVDETLAPGDFRIKTLHSTLISAIDARIHALLGLEA; encoded by the coding sequence ATGGATGCGGTCGAAAGCGACATTGGTGAAATCTGGCACTTTCCAGAAATCGTGGTGACGGCACCTGAAAACCCGCCGGACATGGCACTCCCGGCTGAAGAGGACACCGTCTCCCCCGAGGAAACGCTCTCTGAAACTGCCAGCGACACACCTCCAGAAGAGCCGCCCACGGAAATTTTACCCGATATTCAGGGCATGCTTGAGCAAAACCTGCGAAACCAGGCGCTTTACCTTGACACAATCGCATTTGAAATGCGCCAGATTCTTGAAGGCTTTGACCATGAACTCTATCGCCAGATAGTGGGCATTGTGCAGAAAGTGACACGCAAAATCATCCATCGCGAAATAGCGCTCAATCCTGACACGCTCAAAACCATGGTGATTGAGGCCATGTCGCGTATCAATACTGATAATGCACCCTGTACCCTTCATGTCGCAAAAGAGGATAAAGCGCTCTTTGATACTGTATATGCGGGTGAGAATGTCAGTGTGACTGTCGATGAAACGCTCGCGCCGGGGGATTTTCGCATAAAAACCCTGCACAGCACGCTGATATCTGCTATTGACGCACGCATTCACGCGCTGCTGGGTCTTGAGGCCTGA